From the Acidicapsa ligni genome, one window contains:
- the hemB gene encoding porphobilinogen synthase — MEFPLIRMRRTRRTEALRQLVRETRLEPGQLIYPLFLCPGEGVRREISSMPGVFNLSIDEAVKEAEEAAQLGVGGLLLFGLPETKDEAATGAWDDSGIVQSGLRALKATSASKKLVLIADVCLCEYTSHGHCGIVTETSDGYEVENDASVDVLGRTAASLARAGADIVAPSDMMDGRVAEIRRALDDDELEQTPILSYASKFASAFYGPFREAADSAPQFGDRRSYQMDGANIREAMREIEQDLGEGADMILMKPAMPYLDVIRAARERYDVPMGAYQVSGEYSMLQAAFARGWLEPERAMLESLVGIRRAGADFIVTYFAKEAARVL; from the coding sequence ATGGAATTTCCTTTGATCCGTATGCGGAGAACGCGGCGCACCGAGGCTTTGCGGCAGTTGGTACGCGAGACCAGGCTAGAACCAGGCCAGTTGATCTATCCGTTGTTTCTGTGTCCGGGCGAGGGCGTACGGCGCGAAATCAGCTCCATGCCCGGTGTCTTCAACCTGTCGATTGATGAAGCAGTGAAAGAAGCGGAAGAAGCCGCGCAGCTAGGAGTGGGCGGCCTTCTGCTGTTTGGGCTTCCGGAAACGAAGGACGAAGCGGCGACAGGCGCGTGGGACGATTCCGGGATCGTGCAGAGCGGTCTGCGAGCATTGAAGGCTACGTCCGCCTCGAAAAAACTGGTTCTGATCGCCGATGTGTGTCTCTGCGAATACACCAGCCACGGGCACTGCGGCATCGTGACCGAAACAAGCGACGGCTATGAGGTCGAAAATGATGCCTCGGTCGATGTGCTGGGCCGGACGGCGGCAAGTCTTGCCAGGGCTGGAGCGGATATCGTTGCGCCAAGCGACATGATGGATGGACGTGTCGCTGAAATTCGCCGCGCACTGGATGACGATGAACTGGAGCAGACGCCAATTCTGAGCTATGCCTCCAAGTTTGCATCGGCATTTTATGGACCGTTTCGTGAGGCTGCAGATTCGGCTCCGCAGTTCGGCGACCGGCGCAGCTATCAGATGGATGGAGCTAACATTCGCGAGGCAATGCGAGAGATTGAGCAGGATCTCGGCGAAGGCGCCGACATGATTCTCATGAAGCCGGCAATGCCCTACTTGGACGTGATTCGCGCCGCGCGGGAACGATACGATGTGCCGATGGGCGCCTACCAGGTGTCAGGAGAATATTCGATGCTGCAGGCGGCCTTTGCCCGGGGCTGGCTGGAGCCGGAGCGCGCCATGCTGGAGTCTCTGGTGGGAATACGCCGCGCCGGTGCGGATTTCATCGTGACCTACTTCGCGAAAGAAGCAGCGCGAGTGCTTTAG
- a CDS encoding group III truncated hemoglobin, translating to MSNLSADSTPQITLAEIDNLVDVFYGKVQLDPLIGPIFLQEVEDWPAHLALLKDFWASSMLGTGSFKGNPLETHLRLPKLNREHFERWLALFAETASEQLVPAHAALFVTKSRRIAETFQRAIAARQGGLGIIPSKVGS from the coding sequence ATGAGTAATCTATCCGCAGATTCAACGCCGCAGATCACACTGGCCGAGATCGATAACCTTGTAGACGTGTTTTATGGCAAGGTCCAGCTCGATCCATTGATTGGTCCAATCTTCCTGCAGGAGGTGGAGGACTGGCCCGCGCATCTCGCCCTGCTGAAGGATTTCTGGGCCTCATCCATGCTGGGCACAGGCTCTTTTAAAGGCAATCCACTGGAAACACACCTGAGGCTGCCGAAACTGAATCGTGAGCATTTTGAGCGGTGGCTGGCGCTCTTTGCTGAAACTGCATCGGAGCAGCTTGTGCCCGCACATGCCGCGCTTTTTGTGACGAAATCTCGCCGAATTGCGGAGACTTTTCAGCGGGCGATTGCTGCGCGGCAGGGCGGACTGGGCATCATCCCCTCAAAAGTTGGATCCTGA
- a CDS encoding endonuclease MutS2 yields the protein MPPPDTHPDFPLASLLDPIPAPVTHLDAHSLEWKPFLTLLATYSASRPGRTWIEALTPSTDPAWIERQHQLIVELRSLLNSAVSIPLGGLFDPTQLAAKSQIPSAAMEPEELQAIGRLANDIGAWQAIMRNPPASAANVIFGLQDASSALTVDLRPLAESIDRKLLPDGTLADDASPELSRIRNDQQRQQRVIEESLRSALRKLSTDGHTQDDLITIRGDRFVIPVKSEQKRRVSGVVHGASSSGQTVYVEPLETIEQNNELVRLLEEEQAEIHRIFVALTRLVGGYAEQLVAGARVLALVDSLQARARFSMDYDCVRPVFSVDPATAVFRLESARHPLLEKRLRASGGSIVPLTLQLESSARQLIISGPNTGGKTVTLKTTALLAIMAQAGIPVPATAATQPVFTAFLADIGDAQSIEQALSTFSAHITNIDRLSRLATPSALVLLDELGSATDPDEGSALAVAIAAYFLGSGAWSLISTHHTSLKVYAANTRGVVNAAAGVDELTLAPNYQLRLGVPGASAGIQTAERLGLNLDIIRAAHDRLGTQQVDIARFLQSLHTQLVELEAERKAARAEQYSLNQERARLAREGDVELKKRTRELELKLGSLLKDFEFQMRQAVAAIDDRTAQLKLSKESERRIQRLRRDFEEQFNSTVVAHKSGADVGDPNAQPHVVRNIAIGDQVRIKSMNKIGTVAREVEKDLYEISLGALKMRIKRDDIAEVVNPNKADQKQTPLSAVARQKGVRVTVTSSGSEDMKSEINLIGHTVDEATHELEKYLDQAFLAGLPTVRVIHGTGMGILRRALREFLRTHPHVASIQEPTHQEGGAGATTVTLRQ from the coding sequence ATGCCGCCGCCTGACACACATCCAGATTTCCCACTCGCTTCCCTGCTCGATCCCATCCCCGCACCCGTTACTCACCTCGATGCGCACTCTCTGGAGTGGAAGCCGTTTCTCACGTTGCTGGCAACCTACTCCGCATCGCGACCGGGACGCACATGGATCGAGGCGCTGACTCCCTCGACGGATCCAGCCTGGATTGAGCGGCAGCATCAACTGATCGTTGAACTTCGCAGCCTGCTCAACTCCGCGGTGAGCATCCCGCTAGGCGGCCTGTTCGATCCGACACAACTCGCGGCCAAATCCCAGATACCCTCCGCGGCGATGGAACCGGAAGAGCTTCAGGCCATTGGCCGGCTGGCGAACGATATCGGCGCCTGGCAGGCAATCATGCGCAACCCGCCCGCCAGCGCTGCGAATGTCATCTTCGGGCTGCAGGATGCCAGCTCCGCACTCACCGTCGATCTGCGTCCACTCGCGGAATCCATCGACCGCAAGCTGCTGCCCGATGGCACTCTTGCTGACGATGCCAGCCCTGAGCTTTCCCGCATTCGCAATGACCAGCAGCGCCAGCAGAGAGTCATCGAAGAATCCCTGCGCTCGGCCCTGCGTAAGCTCTCCACCGATGGCCATACCCAGGACGATCTGATCACGATTCGCGGCGATCGCTTCGTCATCCCAGTCAAATCCGAGCAGAAGCGGCGCGTATCCGGAGTCGTTCACGGAGCCAGTTCGTCCGGCCAAACAGTGTATGTCGAACCGCTCGAAACGATTGAGCAGAACAACGAGCTCGTTCGCCTTCTCGAAGAAGAGCAGGCTGAGATTCATCGGATCTTCGTTGCCCTCACGCGTCTCGTGGGCGGTTACGCCGAACAACTCGTGGCCGGTGCGCGCGTTCTGGCCCTGGTTGATTCTCTACAGGCACGTGCCCGTTTCAGCATGGACTACGACTGCGTTCGCCCTGTCTTTTCAGTCGATCCGGCTACTGCTGTTTTCCGTCTTGAATCCGCTCGACATCCACTCCTGGAGAAACGGCTTCGCGCCTCCGGCGGCAGCATCGTCCCTCTGACACTTCAGCTTGAGTCATCGGCACGACAACTCATCATCTCCGGCCCGAACACCGGCGGCAAAACAGTTACCCTCAAGACCACGGCGCTGCTCGCCATCATGGCCCAGGCTGGAATCCCTGTTCCTGCAACAGCGGCCACGCAGCCTGTCTTCACTGCATTCCTTGCGGACATCGGCGATGCTCAGTCCATCGAACAGGCCCTCTCGACCTTCTCCGCACACATCACGAATATCGATCGTCTATCGCGCCTGGCCACGCCATCTGCGCTGGTTCTTTTGGACGAGCTCGGTTCGGCCACGGACCCCGATGAAGGCTCTGCGCTGGCCGTGGCGATTGCCGCCTACTTCCTCGGCTCCGGAGCATGGTCACTCATCTCCACGCACCATACGTCGTTGAAAGTCTATGCAGCGAATACACGCGGTGTCGTCAACGCAGCGGCCGGTGTGGACGAGCTGACACTGGCCCCCAACTACCAGCTTCGCCTTGGTGTTCCGGGAGCTTCCGCGGGCATCCAGACCGCCGAACGGCTCGGCCTCAACCTGGATATTATTCGCGCTGCGCACGACCGGCTCGGCACCCAGCAGGTAGATATCGCACGGTTCCTTCAGAGCCTGCATACGCAACTCGTTGAGCTTGAGGCAGAACGCAAAGCTGCCCGCGCTGAGCAGTACAGCCTCAACCAGGAACGCGCACGCCTCGCTCGTGAAGGCGACGTCGAACTCAAAAAGCGCACACGCGAACTGGAACTAAAGCTTGGCTCTCTGCTGAAGGATTTCGAATTTCAGATGCGCCAGGCAGTTGCCGCAATCGATGATCGCACCGCTCAGCTCAAGCTCTCCAAGGAGTCTGAGCGCCGCATCCAGCGCCTGCGCCGGGACTTCGAAGAGCAGTTCAATTCGACGGTTGTCGCGCATAAATCAGGGGCGGACGTCGGCGATCCGAATGCCCAGCCTCACGTCGTGCGAAACATAGCGATCGGCGACCAGGTGCGCATCAAGAGCATGAACAAGATCGGCACCGTCGCGCGGGAAGTGGAAAAGGATCTCTATGAAATCTCACTCGGCGCGTTGAAAATGCGCATCAAGCGCGACGATATCGCCGAAGTGGTCAATCCGAACAAAGCCGATCAGAAGCAGACTCCTCTGAGCGCCGTCGCGCGGCAAAAGGGCGTTCGCGTAACCGTGACCAGCAGCGGATCGGAGGATATGAAGTCCGAGATCAACCTCATCGGTCATACCGTGGATGAGGCGACACACGAGTTGGAGAAGTATCTCGATCAGGCATTCCTCGCTGGCCTGCCGACCGTTCGCGTGATTCATGGCACCGGCATGGGCATTCTGCGGCGCGCTTTGCGCGAGTTCCTCCGCACTCATCCGCACGTCGCTTCCATCCAGGAGCCTACCCACCAGGAAGGTGGTGCCGGTGCTACCACCGTTACCCTCCGCCAGTAG
- a CDS encoding acyltransferase family protein, which translates to MKTTTKLNNIQLLRAFAAVAVVVFHTGFAFPSMRPFGSFGVDVFFVISGYIMARILDPASDSSSDFFFRRRVLRIVPPYWFFTLLLFLASLCIPQLMGSTRADGFDLVRSLLFIPFTKGSGLIQPLLFIGWSLNYEMYFYLTLAIGLLIYKRYAVWIGSFLVIAVMLVSAHFAAQSVAAQFYSREIVLEFILGILSYYLCRAFPDHVARRIRWPSLIVCIAAALQLIAIQGIFPPLRPHLPLERVLTLGIPSFLLVVSASLLSQGKWDTKFASLVLIGDASYILYLVHPYCEYSIGRTLGKYHDWLKLDSVWRALILVTVSILVAVLIHLYAEGPAVRFLNRNFGGKRKSVEFITPAA; encoded by the coding sequence GTGAAAACCACCACTAAGCTCAATAATATTCAGTTGTTGCGTGCGTTTGCAGCGGTTGCTGTGGTTGTGTTTCATACCGGCTTTGCATTTCCTAGCATGCGCCCGTTCGGCTCGTTTGGTGTGGATGTATTCTTTGTCATCAGCGGCTACATCATGGCCCGCATCCTTGACCCGGCGAGTGACTCCAGCAGCGATTTCTTCTTCCGCCGCCGCGTTTTGCGCATCGTACCGCCATACTGGTTCTTTACGTTGCTTCTCTTCCTGGCGTCGCTGTGTATTCCCCAACTGATGGGCTCAACTCGCGCCGACGGCTTCGATCTTGTCAGAAGCCTCCTGTTCATTCCTTTTACCAAGGGAAGCGGCCTTATCCAGCCCCTGTTGTTCATCGGCTGGAGTCTTAATTACGAGATGTATTTCTATCTCACCCTGGCCATAGGATTACTCATTTACAAGCGCTATGCGGTTTGGATTGGCTCATTCCTCGTCATCGCGGTCATGCTCGTCTCCGCCCATTTCGCCGCACAAAGCGTGGCTGCCCAGTTTTATTCACGTGAGATCGTTCTGGAATTCATCCTCGGCATTCTCAGCTATTACCTCTGCCGCGCATTCCCTGATCACGTTGCGCGGAGGATTCGCTGGCCTTCTTTGATCGTGTGTATTGCCGCCGCATTGCAATTGATCGCGATTCAAGGGATTTTCCCGCCGTTGCGTCCTCATTTGCCTCTGGAGCGTGTTCTGACGCTGGGTATCCCCTCCTTCTTACTCGTTGTGAGCGCGAGCCTGCTGTCTCAGGGCAAATGGGATACAAAGTTTGCTTCGCTGGTTCTTATCGGCGACGCAAGTTACATCCTCTATCTTGTCCATCCTTATTGCGAATACTCAATTGGACGGACCCTGGGGAAATACCACGACTGGTTGAAACTCGATTCCGTGTGGAGAGCTTTGATTCTCGTTACGGTCTCCATTCTCGTGGCAGTGCTGATCCATCTCTACGCCGAAGGCCCGGCCGTTCGCTTCCTCAACCGCAACTTTGGCGGTAAGCGGAAATCTGTCGAGTTCATCACACCGGCCGCCTAA
- the folK gene encoding 2-amino-4-hydroxy-6-hydroxymethyldihydropteridine diphosphokinase produces MAWCKVVTLSAVTETAYIALGSNLPSPAGSPQETLSAALTRLRGLGSLTACSSFYLTRPVGYADQPSFLNAAAALQTSLEPQALLEHLLEIEHSFGRDRTNGIPNGPRTLDLDLILYGDRIIHTETLHLPHPRMAERSFVLVPLAEIAPDVMHPILHKTMASLLKGSPHLEEDFPNGTRFASPGFASPVCPDPVCPDPIGSDPVDSDQARPDQTDQDFIPPS; encoded by the coding sequence ATGGCATGGTGCAAAGTTGTTACCCTGAGTGCAGTGACAGAAACCGCCTACATCGCTCTCGGCTCCAACCTTCCCAGCCCCGCTGGCTCGCCGCAAGAGACGCTCTCCGCAGCGCTGACACGGCTTCGCGGACTGGGCAGTCTAACCGCCTGTTCCTCGTTTTACCTCACGCGGCCGGTCGGCTATGCGGATCAGCCGTCATTTCTCAATGCCGCGGCTGCGCTCCAGACCAGCCTTGAACCTCAGGCCCTTCTGGAACATCTGCTGGAAATCGAACATAGCTTCGGCCGCGACCGCACCAACGGCATTCCGAACGGCCCGCGCACGCTCGATCTCGACCTCATTCTCTATGGAGATCGAATCATTCATACCGAGACGCTTCATCTCCCCCATCCCCGCATGGCAGAACGGTCTTTTGTACTCGTTCCGCTGGCTGAAATCGCGCCAGACGTCATGCATCCAATCCTGCACAAGACTATGGCATCCTTGCTGAAGGGCTCGCCACACTTAGAAGAGGATTTTCCCAATGGCACTCGGTTTGCTTCTCCTGGGTTTGCTTCTCCTGTCTGTCCGGACCCTGTCTGCCCCGATCCGATCGGTTCGGATCCAGTCGATTCCGATCAAGCCAGACCAGATCAAACAGACCAGGATTTCATCCCGCCCTCTTAA
- a CDS encoding TonB-dependent receptor — MLLSLVFSCASAWAQQSSSTPVATDRTSDPAPTKAPVTPSTPVTASVVDAMGSPVSGARVLDCSGSLLGTTDAAGRLALAYSSSVRSLSCPVTIEAQGFSTRKAQWQAGIPITLDLSSVRENISVTAYRTPMGDLESPVSTRLLTQTNLQQAAPITLDGQLRLVPGVETFRRSSSLVANPSSQGLSLRGLGSTSASRTLVTQDDVPLNDAFGGWIHWEELPELSIRSVELVRGGASDLYGSSAIGGVVNVIPIRPTGNFAELNSSYGSENTYDDSLLVEGHHGRWGAMATGGVIGTDGFTQLSPDVRGLVDIPSNVHAQNGLILADHQQGNLRLFLRGSIMNEARGNGTPVQTNGTRLWRYSTGSDWTNASGGALTFRAYGSAEHYRQTFSTIASDRNSESLNRFVRTPDDEMGAVLHWSQPLAPGLLLVAGADTHDVRALDEETTYKGNVTSPINLSDRQRQTGAYAELLYIRQAWTISASGRIDWFSNFDGVRIQPAQAPLAQFGERVFDPRLGISRKLGQHFALSGNGFRAYRAPTPNELYRSTQVGSLLTLPNNNLRSERATGWETGIAMEQRWGTLRTSYFWTRVNRPITALTTDPTSNPIQLTRENLGRIESRGISADLELQPARWMTINTGYQYTNATVTQYAQQPQLVGNWIPQVAHQMGTLQIRGYRRAIGTLSLQGKISGRQFDDDANTYLLRGYFKLDAYASHDIGQRWEIYSSGENLFDRSIDVGRTPLLTLGTPRVERIGFRLKLGAPGK; from the coding sequence ATGCTCCTATCCCTGGTTTTCTCCTGCGCATCCGCATGGGCTCAGCAATCTTCGTCTACCCCTGTTGCAACCGATCGTACGTCCGATCCGGCGCCAACCAAGGCACCGGTTACGCCCAGCACACCAGTGACAGCCAGCGTGGTCGATGCCATGGGTTCTCCTGTCTCCGGCGCTCGCGTTCTTGACTGCTCCGGCAGCCTCCTCGGCACCACCGACGCGGCTGGCCGCCTGGCACTTGCCTATTCCTCAAGTGTCCGTTCCTTAAGCTGCCCGGTCACGATTGAGGCGCAGGGATTTTCTACACGCAAAGCGCAATGGCAGGCAGGCATTCCGATCACTCTGGATCTCAGTTCAGTCCGCGAGAATATTTCCGTCACCGCATACCGCACACCTATGGGCGATCTCGAAAGCCCGGTCAGCACGCGCCTGCTCACGCAAACCAATCTCCAGCAAGCCGCACCGATCACGCTCGACGGCCAGCTACGGCTTGTCCCCGGTGTCGAAACATTTCGCCGGTCGAGTTCGCTGGTTGCCAACCCATCGTCGCAAGGGCTAAGCCTGCGAGGACTAGGATCTACATCCGCAAGCCGCACTCTCGTCACGCAAGACGATGTTCCGCTGAATGACGCCTTTGGCGGCTGGATTCATTGGGAGGAGTTGCCGGAGCTTTCCATCCGCAGCGTGGAGCTGGTGCGTGGCGGAGCCAGCGACCTCTACGGATCCAGTGCTATTGGTGGCGTGGTGAACGTTATTCCTATTCGGCCAACCGGCAATTTCGCCGAGCTTAACTCCAGTTACGGCTCCGAAAATACCTACGACGACAGCCTCCTCGTCGAGGGCCATCATGGCCGCTGGGGAGCGATGGCCACGGGTGGCGTTATCGGCACCGATGGCTTCACCCAGCTTTCTCCTGACGTGCGCGGCCTGGTGGATATTCCGTCCAATGTTCACGCACAGAATGGCCTCATTCTCGCTGATCATCAGCAGGGCAACCTGCGCCTTTTCCTGCGCGGCAGCATTATGAATGAGGCCCGAGGCAATGGCACGCCCGTCCAGACCAATGGCACTCGGCTGTGGCGTTACTCCACCGGCAGCGACTGGACCAATGCCAGTGGCGGCGCTCTGACCTTCCGCGCCTACGGCTCCGCCGAGCATTACCGCCAGACTTTCTCAACCATCGCCTCGGACCGCAATTCCGAATCGTTGAACCGCTTTGTACGCACGCCGGATGATGAAATGGGAGCCGTACTGCATTGGAGCCAGCCTCTCGCTCCCGGATTACTTCTCGTAGCTGGCGCCGACACACACGACGTACGAGCGCTGGACGAAGAGACCACGTACAAAGGCAATGTCACCAGCCCCATCAATCTCAGCGACCGTCAGCGCCAGACCGGAGCCTACGCCGAGTTGCTTTACATACGCCAGGCGTGGACCATCAGCGCCTCTGGCCGCATCGATTGGTTCAGCAACTTTGACGGCGTGCGCATTCAACCTGCCCAGGCGCCGCTTGCCCAGTTTGGCGAACGCGTCTTCGATCCTCGCCTGGGCATATCCCGTAAGCTCGGTCAGCACTTCGCTCTTTCGGGCAACGGCTTCCGCGCTTACCGCGCTCCCACACCAAACGAACTCTATCGCTCGACCCAGGTGGGCAGCCTGCTGACTCTGCCGAACAACAATCTGCGCAGCGAACGCGCCACAGGCTGGGAGACGGGTATCGCCATGGAGCAGCGCTGGGGCACGCTGCGCACAAGCTACTTCTGGACCCGCGTCAACCGCCCCATCACCGCCCTGACGACCGATCCGACATCGAACCCAATCCAGCTCACGCGCGAAAACCTGGGCCGAATCGAGAGCCGCGGCATCTCTGCCGATCTTGAGCTACAACCGGCACGATGGATGACCATCAACACCGGCTACCAATACACAAACGCCACAGTGACCCAGTACGCCCAGCAGCCTCAGCTCGTTGGCAACTGGATTCCCCAGGTAGCGCACCAGATGGGCACCCTGCAGATTCGCGGCTACCGCCGTGCCATCGGCACACTCAGCCTGCAAGGCAAAATCAGCGGACGTCAGTTCGATGACGACGCCAATACCTACCTGCTGCGTGGCTATTTCAAGCTGGACGCATACGCTTCTCACGATATCGGCCAGCGCTGGGAAATTTACTCGTCCGGCGAAAACCTCTTCGACCGCTCAATCGACGTCGGACGCACACCGCTGCTCACACTTGGCACTCCGCGAGTCGAGCGCATCGGCTTTCGCCTCAAACTCGGCGCTCCCGGCAAATAG
- a CDS encoding PadR family transcriptional regulator produces the protein MSAGKLSHTVAIILKALSLGYQFGFEIMEVTGLPSGTVYPALRRLERDEFVSSNWEAEEDALKEQRPARRYYSLTRAGKEAESTATRRYPLLSRLLPEKMVKTQ, from the coding sequence ATGAGTGCAGGCAAGTTGTCCCATACCGTTGCGATCATCCTGAAGGCGCTGAGCCTTGGATATCAGTTCGGCTTCGAGATCATGGAAGTCACCGGGTTACCGAGCGGCACGGTGTATCCGGCATTGCGGCGGCTGGAGCGGGATGAGTTCGTTTCTTCGAACTGGGAAGCGGAGGAAGATGCTTTGAAGGAGCAGCGGCCCGCGCGGCGGTACTACTCTCTTACCCGGGCGGGCAAAGAGGCAGAGTCGACCGCCACGAGGCGATATCCACTCCTTTCACGGCTGCTTCCGGAGAAGATGGTGAAGACTCAATGA
- a CDS encoding ABC transporter ATP-binding protein, whose translation MLEVKNVTKRYRTIPAVQNVSFLLKQGEILGYLGPNGSGKSTTVKMITGMIEPSDGVILFCGKNIHDDLAGFRAHLGYVPEEAQVYTHLSGLEYLQLVGRLRGMPEKLIDTKARGLLQLFSLEASQYSAISDYSKGMKQRVLLSAALLHDPQLLIFDEPLSGLDAVTARLFKDLLVLLAREGKAILYISHVLEVVERVCDRVIILAKGNVVADASPSQLTELTSLPDLESVFAQLVQQTDTEQVARDLVQVMKVNHAQ comes from the coding sequence ATGCTGGAAGTGAAAAATGTCACCAAACGCTACCGCACTATCCCCGCCGTGCAAAACGTCAGTTTCCTGCTCAAACAAGGGGAGATTCTCGGCTACCTCGGCCCCAATGGCTCGGGTAAATCGACTACCGTCAAGATGATTACCGGCATGATCGAGCCCAGCGACGGCGTGATCCTCTTTTGCGGAAAGAATATCCATGACGATTTAGCGGGATTTCGCGCCCATCTCGGCTATGTCCCAGAAGAAGCGCAGGTCTACACCCATCTCTCCGGGCTCGAATACCTGCAACTGGTTGGCCGCCTCCGCGGCATGCCGGAAAAACTCATTGACACCAAGGCTCGCGGATTGCTGCAGCTTTTTTCTCTCGAAGCCTCGCAATACTCCGCTATCTCCGACTATTCCAAAGGCATGAAGCAGCGCGTCCTGCTCTCTGCCGCACTGCTGCACGATCCGCAACTTCTCATCTTCGATGAACCTCTCTCCGGGCTCGATGCCGTCACCGCTCGCCTCTTCAAAGACCTGCTGGTCCTGCTGGCCCGCGAAGGCAAAGCTATCCTCTACATCTCTCACGTGCTCGAAGTTGTAGAGCGCGTCTGCGACCGCGTCATCATCCTCGCGAAAGGCAACGTCGTAGCCGACGCCTCACCCAGCCAGCTCACCGAACTAACCAGCCTGCCCGATCTTGAAAGTGTCTTTGCCCAGCTCGTTCAACAGACAGACACAGAACAAGTCGCCCGCGACCTGGTGCAGGTCATGAAGGTTAACCATGCCCAATAA
- a CDS encoding GNAT family N-acetyltransferase, protein MIEIRNAVIRDWENLWEILEPVIRAGEVFALPTDMPNEAALEYWFAPGNWVFVAEENGAVVGSYYLRANQRGGGSHVCNCGYVTAEWAGRRGVASRMCEHSLGFGSAVGFRAMQFNFVVSTNERAVQLWQRHGFTEVGRLPRAFQHPVLGFVDALVMWRSLEE, encoded by the coding sequence ATGATCGAGATTCGCAATGCGGTGATTCGCGATTGGGAGAATCTGTGGGAGATTCTGGAACCGGTCATTCGCGCTGGAGAAGTCTTTGCGTTGCCCACGGATATGCCGAACGAGGCAGCGCTGGAATACTGGTTTGCGCCAGGAAACTGGGTCTTTGTCGCTGAGGAGAACGGGGCGGTAGTTGGCTCGTACTATCTGCGCGCCAACCAGCGCGGCGGTGGATCGCATGTTTGCAATTGCGGCTATGTCACGGCGGAGTGGGCTGGCCGCCGCGGTGTGGCTAGCAGGATGTGCGAGCATTCGCTGGGGTTCGGTAGCGCTGTCGGATTTCGCGCGATGCAGTTCAACTTCGTGGTGAGCACCAATGAGCGAGCCGTGCAACTGTGGCAGAGGCATGGCTTCACGGAAGTTGGCCGTTTGCCCCGCGCGTTTCAACATCCCGTGCTGGGATTCGTGGACGCATTGGTGATGTGGCGATCGCTCGAAGAGTAG
- the tgt gene encoding tRNA guanosine(34) transglycosylase Tgt — MAFRFELLNTQSSGLGSARRARLHLPHQTVETPVFMPVGTQGTVKAVPQSILEELGPGRQGAQIILGNTYHLYLRPGHDLIARLGGLHKFISWPRAMLTDSGGFQVFSLSKLRKISGEGVKFRSHLDGSSHMFSPEHSMDAQIALGADICMAFDECTEYPADETRAAESLKYTMAWAARSLQHFRANQHKVPWHGDASLANPTNPDGSPASQSLFGIVQGGMYPHLRRESAERLVEMNFDGYAIGGLSVGEPRELTREVIATVLPLLPADKPRYVMGVGFPDEIVEYARMGVDMMDCVIPTRAARHGLLFTSQGRMNIKNRQFAEDPNPPDPNCTCMTCSRYSRAYLRHLMQTGEPLGGTLNSIHNLAFYLTTMANLRQELEGSTPTS; from the coding sequence GTGGCTTTCCGTTTCGAACTCCTCAACACCCAGTCTTCCGGCCTCGGCAGCGCTCGGCGCGCTCGCCTTCACCTGCCCCACCAAACAGTGGAAACCCCTGTCTTCATGCCCGTTGGCACGCAGGGCACCGTCAAAGCTGTGCCGCAGAGCATTCTTGAAGAATTGGGCCCAGGCAGGCAGGGCGCGCAGATCATCCTCGGAAACACCTATCACCTCTATCTCCGCCCCGGTCACGATCTCATCGCGCGTCTCGGTGGCCTGCACAAATTCATAAGCTGGCCCCGCGCCATGCTCACCGATTCAGGCGGCTTCCAGGTCTTCAGCCTTTCAAAGCTCCGCAAGATCTCCGGCGAAGGCGTCAAATTTCGCTCGCATCTCGACGGCAGCAGCCACATGTTCTCGCCCGAACACTCCATGGACGCTCAGATAGCTCTCGGCGCGGACATCTGCATGGCCTTCGATGAATGCACCGAATATCCCGCTGACGAAACTCGCGCAGCCGAAAGCCTGAAATACACCATGGCCTGGGCTGCCCGCAGTTTGCAGCACTTTCGCGCCAATCAGCACAAAGTTCCGTGGCACGGCGACGCAAGCCTCGCCAACCCGACAAATCCCGACGGCAGCCCGGCCAGCCAATCCCTCTTTGGAATCGTTCAGGGCGGCATGTATCCGCATCTGCGCCGTGAAAGTGCAGAGCGCTTGGTCGAGATGAATTTTGACGGCTACGCCATCGGCGGCCTCAGCGTTGGCGAGCCCCGCGAGCTCACCCGCGAAGTCATCGCCACCGTTCTGCCGCTGCTCCCGGCGGACAAGCCGCGTTATGTCATGGGTGTTGGCTTCCCCGACGAGATCGTCGAATACGCTCGCATGGGCGTCGACATGATGGACTGCGTCATCCCTACCCGCGCCGCCCGTCACGGCCTGCTCTTTACGTCGCAAGGCCGCATGAATATCAAGAATCGCCAGTTCGCCGAAGACCCAAATCCCCCCGACCCCAACTGCACCTGCATGACTTGCAGCCGCTACAGCCGTGCCTATCTGCGCCACCTGATGCAAACCGGCGAACCCCTGGGCGGGACGCTTAATTCGATCCACAATCTTGCTTTCTATCTGACAACAATGGCAAACCTTCGCCAGGAACTCGAAGGATCTACCCCCACCAGCTAA